A segment of the Hemicordylus capensis ecotype Gifberg chromosome 6, rHemCap1.1.pri, whole genome shotgun sequence genome:
AAAATGTACTGTTCCCCTTCATCCATATGGCCAAGAGCGAAGCTCACCGGTCCAGGCCAATCAGCAGCCTGTTCTTCTCCTCCTGGCTGCTCTCGTTCTTCAGGTCAGCAAAGACCTGAGTGAAATAGTGCGGGTCGGCGTTGATCTGCAACATTTTGGGACTCATGAGGTTAATGACAGACAGGCAGCGATCCCAAAAGGCCTCCTTACAGCTCTCCACCAGGAAGGGCTTGAGAGGGTAGGAGATCTCATTGCCCATATAAGAATAGGAGAGATAGAGGCAGGTCAGCAAGACGGCTTGCAGTTCATGGTCCGTGGCTACTTCGGAAGAGATGACGTCCCGGCAAAGCATGTACAGAAAGACCACGTTGGCCGGAGTGATGAAGCCTTGGTCTTGCCACCCTTGCAGCAGGAGGGACCGGTCCACGCTACGGAGCCACAGGACCGGGTCAGTGGGGGAGAGGTGTTTCAGGCGGTAGCACCGTCGGCAAAGGAACTCGCCCAGGCAACGGAGCAGCTCGCTGGTTGAGGCCTGGACAATGACCCTCTTGGGGGTGCCGGATGAGTTGGAGTTAGGGTGGGGGGTCTTcttgatggaggagagggtgCTCTTGGAGCTCGAAATCTGGTTGTTGGGGGCCGGAGGCTGGGCACTCTGAGGCTGAGCGAAGGTGGAGAGGTTGGCACAGGAGAGGGACTTCTTCAGGTTCTCGTTGTTGAGGTGGGTGACGTTGTTCTGGTAGCTGCTGTTGGGCTGCACCTTCTTGGAGTTCTTCTTCTTGGCCGACACGGCCACAATGCGCTTCCAAGGCAGCACCGAGATGATGGAGTGGCGCTTAAGGCTCTTGTCCTTGGCGTTCTTGCTGTTCTGGACAGCAGTGTAGTGCCCCACCGTGGCCGAGCCATCCTCAAAGAGGGTCGCTTTCCGGTAACTGGGCGACAGGGACAGCACGGTGCCCATGGTGCAACTGGGGCAGGGAGAACGATGCGTCCCACAGAGCCGGGAGCCGTCAGCGTGCCGTCAGTGCCGAGGCAGGGGGGTGTCTGCTTCAACAGCCCCTCCTGTACGCCGCTGCCTCTACTGCTTGGTCTCGGACCTGCCAAAGGCAAAATGGTTCAGATCAGCAGAGGCCCCATTTTCTCCTGGTGGCACAAGCCTCCCTGTTTCTGATGGTGCCTCAGGACTGTGCTCGCTCTTCCCCCATCCCTATCTAACATGGTCTGTGTTCCCAGCCATGATTTCTACGCAGACTCATCAAAACGTGTCAATTCTAGCTAGCTTGCTCTCCTCTGCGTGGCCTGAAATCCTGTCCTACCTGAGCAGCTGAGAGACAGCCATCCAGTCTCTCTCTGCACACAAAGAACTCCACATACagcctctgtgtgtatgtttgaaTACATGTAAACACCTTGTGTGCATGTATTCCAGAAGGGGAGCCATACTAGTCTGATGCAGCAAAAACATATTAACAGTCCCATGTGGCACCTTAGAAGCAGCCATTGTGACTAGGGCTTAGAGGCCACCGTGACTGTGGAAGAAGCTTCTATGGTCCAGACACCACTTTGCCAGATGCCCAACAAATCTGGCCCTGGCCCTTGAACGTGCCTGCCACCAAAACAAACATGAGGCCGTCTTGAAGgtgccacaacacacacacacacacacacacactctctctctctctctctctctgtttctgaaCATTTATAGAGGTATCAGTTATGTGTTTGACATAATTACAGATGCACATCCTATGAATTTttaaaactcatcatcatcaagcCTGGCCACCAACCAGCCCTCAAACCAGAATTACTGGTTGTTTCTAAACCCAGACACAATTGTTCCCCATTTCAATAGCCTCCAAAGACACATTTCCTTCTGAATCTCTACATGCATTGCAGCCCCCAAGCTCTTTCTATCCCTTCCTCTCCTCCGGCTCTTCCCCGCATTTTGCTGCATCCCCCCgcaaggggtggggaagaaggaggaggaggggtaaaGATGCGATGGTGTCTGGCTCTTCCCCGGCCACGCCACTCGGCTTAGCAGTACCCACCGCGGTGCGCGCTTCTGGGGCAGGCTCGGCAGCGCGGCTTCTGTCCAAGGTCCTGCAGGGCGGGCTCGGCTCGGCTCCGGGGGCTGCGGGGGGCAAGGTGGGCTAAGGGGCCGCCGTCCAGACTCCCCTTGGCTCGGATCTGCGATCAGGCGTGGAGGCACATGGAGAGCTTCGCttggtgaggcggcagcggcgcACGGACGGAGGGAGAGAccgatggatgggtgggtgggtggatggatggatggatggacggacgGACGCCGATCCCCCAAAAGGCTAATCCTGCCGCCCACCcagtcccccccacccaacccagccaccccccacccagccaaGAAAGGCGCGGGGCGTCCCGGCCAGCTGGCACACCACCTCTCCCGGCACCGgctcggctgctgctgctgcgcccggTTCACTCCGCGTCCTTCTCGCCTCGACTCCGGCCAAGACGGCGCTCGCTGCGCCCGGCTGGCTCCGCCTCCGCCCTGGCCGCGCCTCCGGcccgccttccctccctcccgtcGTTGCCGCTCCTCCTGCAGCAGCCGCAGCGGCATCCCGGGGTACCAATCGGCGCGCCCCCTGCCGGCCATCGGTGGCGCAGCAGGAGGGCGGGGAAGTCCACTGGGGCTCCGCGCTCTGAAAGCCGGGCCTTTAAGCGAGCGCCCCTAGCGCAGCGCCCGGTATGACCAAGCGGGTGTGAGCCGCGGCCCCCAGTCCAGCCGCCTCTTCAGCCTGCAGCAACCGGGCCGTGTTGCTCCAGTCCTTCGTCCGTTAGCTACAGCCGGTGATTGGGTGAGCCTGTCTGAACGAGGCCGAGTTTCAGTGCTCTGAGGAACCACGTGCCTCGGGCCATGTGCGGAGTGTGTCTGTATTACCTGTGAGCAAGATTGGTGGCCCGGGACTATATATCCTCGGACATTCAGCACCGCTCGACAGATGCAAAAAGAACAATTACTGCCTGCCTGTTTTCAGTACTAGCAGCAGCGCACATTAAGCACTCAAGAAGGGAAGTGCCCTTTTGAGCATACAAAGACTCACTATGAGCTCACTGTTTATCATGGCTCTCCGTTTGAGCCAGAGCCTTAGTTGCACTGGCCAAATCTCAGTCTGGAGCAAAGCAAAGAGGAAAATATCGGTCAGAATGCAGAGTGTTTTTCCCCCTCACCAAGCATGTGCAGGGTGCTTTTCCCTCATCACCAAGCAAGGCTTAAGCTGAGTCGGGCTCGGTAtaaagccactttgaaaggtCACATTAATCCCTAGACCAAGCAACATAGTAATAAAAGACCACTTCTGAGCATACATGGGGAggtaaaagtaaaatgtgccattgagttgatttcaactcctggcgaccacagagccctgtggttgtctttggtaaaatacaggaggggtttaccattgcctcctcccacacagtatgagatgatacctttcagcatcttcctatatcgctgctgcccaatataggtgtttcccatagtctgggaaacagaccagaggggattcatgaattgtcccctctgcgaagcaaggtccaccttggtttgcatttggatgggtgacaacaccCTGTAAGATATTTTTCCCTTGGATATCTgagatgggtccatagctcagtagaaaaaCATCAACATCCTTCGATGCAGAatgacccaggttcaatccctggcatctccacatagggctgggagacaGTGGTGGTGACCTGTGTTTGGCTGCCGCCGCAGCCCCCTGCCCactccccgtgtctgacatcagatgtgggggcatgttCTCCCTcgcaaacggggctgcatggccccatttgggagggagatcagcccatgtTGCATTGGGCAGTAcgagctggagtgactctccctgcctttaaaggcagggagagccattgcAGTGCGGGCCAATTTTGGTCCCAGATGGGGCCACGCCACCCCGTTTGcaagtgaaataatgccccccaggtctgacgtcagatgtgggtggCATGTCTGGGGCGGCAAggccgttcgcccaatggtggctttgaacctgttcgcccagtggtggctctgccctgctgggagagatgcctgcctcaAATCTTGGTGAgcttctgccaatcagtgtagacagtactgagcaagatggaccaagtgtctgactcttcctgtgttcctctatGCCGAGTATGGTTTTACCCAATACTGAGTAGTCACTATAACACCGGCTTTAAAATCACACCATCTCCAGCCTCCACCAGCTGTAATATGGAGATAAAGTAAcagaggctgacatactgtgcaatgttactcATGCTGTTGTGAAAGCACCAAAAAATCATGCTGTTGTgaaagctgttgctgttgctcatGCTGTTGTGAAAGCACCACTGTTGTGAAAGCACCAAAATTACACAAGTTGTGCAACGGCGCCGCCATTATAGGCTACTAGCACAAAATAGCGGCTTGGGGAGGTGGAGCCTGACACAAAACGGTGTCTTTGGGAggtggagccagtcacaaaatgggagtttgtaaatatatatattatttatatatatttatataaggacagcgccagcatggcatagtggttagagtgctggactaggaccggggagacccgagttcaaatccccattcagccatgatatttgctgggtgactctgggccagtcacttctctctcagcctaacctacttcacagggttgttgtgaggaggaacttaagtatgtagtacaccgctctgggctccttggaggaagagcgggatataaaatattatacacacacacacacacacacacacacacacaaaaatcattgaGCAAAGACGAGATTTAATCCATAACATCAATGCTCTAATTCCAGGCAAATTTTGCTGCAGGACCAGAGGAGAGCAAAAAAggctgctttgtggggaaaggaACTGGAGACTATCGGGAGAAAACATAAAACCAAGCCTAATCACTGAAAGGGAGATAGATTTAAAATGGCACAGCCATGCCCCCACtcaaccagccagccagctttGCAGTCtgggctggaagggaagggaaggagaagcacACCCAAACGCCTGATAAGGCTGGGAGCTACCAGTAGAGCCCAAGCTACCTAATGCTCATCCTTGCTTTATTTGTATTCAGTGTGGCTTAGACTccacttagacaaattcatgcaggacaggtctatccatggctactagtctgttggctgtgggccacctgcagcctcagaagcaggatgcctctcaataccagttgcaggaaagcaagagagggggcatgccctcacctcttgcctgtgggctccccagaggcatctggtgggccactgtgtgaaacatatgctggactagatgggtcttgggtctgatccagcagggcttgtcttatgttcttagcgTTATTACTATTACTCCTAGGCTTGTTGTTATAAGGATTATAGTAATATATGTGAACTGCTGAGCACTCAAGAAACATCATGGTGATGGTTATTGTGGTTTGGGACTGAGCGCATGGATTCCTAGAACTGGCAGGTCCTAAAAGGCCATCTTGTCCACAGACTCATAGAACCATAGAATTGGAGGAGATTTGTAgtccaggaggtggtggtggactacccctcccattatccccagccacaagggccaaaggCTGAGGAGGATAAGAACTGTAATGGAACAGCATCTgcggacccaaggttgggaactcatgGTGTAGATTGAGTCCTTGCTAAGTGCCGGCAGTCCAAAAGTAGTGTATCCCTAACAGACATCCACCCAGCCTCTGTCTTAAGACCTCCAGTGAGGAGAGCCCACCCAGGCTGGGCAATTGGTTCTATTGTCAAATTGCTCTTACTCCCATGAGAGGGTGGTGATGCACTCCTTAGCCATGGAACAGCCTCGCCTTCACAAACCACACAGGCAGGTGTAGAGTGGCTCGGAAATGCACACAGACCGCTCGCTTCGATTAGccatttcctgcacagtatgggGTGCTCTATTGTCTACTGCATACTTGCAATTAGTCTccaccagtgttctaatttttttcatctgtgtgcagggcggtagtatcaagacagtgtgtgcacatgtgcattcagagtgggaccttcctgattaactgagtggacatcaaaaaaccgtgtgagcatgcacatgccttagagggaacagtagtcTTCTCCACCAAATTACTACAAGAGATAGAGGCAGTGCTTAATTTCAGGTTTCATCTCAGACTGCTGAAAAtggcatctctctctttctctctctcctccccacccactcccattCTGGTAATCCTGCTGATCAGCAGTAAGCATCATTTTCAACAGTTGAAATTTGAGATGTATACTTTTCCACCCATCATATAACCAGGACATGTTTCACAGAATAGGTGATGGTGGACACAACTGTGACTCAGGAAACTGTACTCTAACCAATCCCAGCTGCCTGCTTCGGTGTGTACCTTTcttgcacacagacacaccagcTGTGTACATACAGTTTTTATGGGTGCACGTAGTACAGTATTGTCCATGTGCAACCCTGTACTATGTGTACCTTAATAAGAATGTAAATGTGTGATGAACCC
Coding sequences within it:
- the CDK5R1 gene encoding cyclin-dependent kinase 5 activator 1: MGTVLSLSPSYRKATLFEDGSATVGHYTAVQNSKNAKDKSLKRHSIISVLPWKRIVAVSAKKKNSKKVQPNSSYQNNVTHLNNENLKKSLSCANLSTFAQPQSAQPPAPNNQISSSKSTLSSIKKTPHPNSNSSGTPKRVIVQASTSELLRCLGEFLCRRCYRLKHLSPTDPVLWLRSVDRSLLLQGWQDQGFITPANVVFLYMLCRDVISSEVATDHELQAVLLTCLYLSYSYMGNEISYPLKPFLVESCKEAFWDRCLSVINLMSPKMLQINADPHYFTQVFADLKNESSQEEKNRLLIGLDR